Below is a window of Brachyspira hampsonii DNA.
ATGTTGAGTATTTGCAGAAGGCTAGAGAGCTTGGAGATTTACTCATATTAGGACTTAATAGCGATGATTCTGTAAAGCGTTTAAAAGGAAATGACAGACCTATTAATAATGAAATTGACAGAGCTATTGTTCTTTCTGCTTTAGAATGCATTAATTATATATCTATATTTGATGAAGATACACCGCTTGAACTTATAAAAATAGTAAGACCGGATATTTTGGTAAAGGGCGGAGATTATAAAATAGAAAATGTTGTCGGAAGAGAATATTCAAAGGAGACTGTATTAATTGATTTTGTTGATGGATATTCTACTACTAATATTATAAAAAAAATTAATAGTTAATAATATAAATTATAAGAATCGGAGGATTTAATATGATTATAGTAACAGGAGGAGCCGGATTTATTGGTTCTAATATAGTAAGGGGATTAAATGATTTAGGAATTGATGATATATTAATAGTAGATAATTTGAAAAACGCTTCTAAACATAAGAATTTAAATAGAATTAAATTCAGAGATTATATTGATAAAGAAGATTTTAATTCGGATTATTTAAATTCATTTGTCAATGATAATAAAGTTGAGGCTATATTTCATCAGGGAGCTTGTTCTGATACTATGGAGACAGACGGCAAATATATGATGAAAAATAATTATGAATATACAAAAAATATACTTCATGTTTGTTTGTATAAAAAAATAAGATTTTTATATGCTTCAAGTGCTTCAGTATATGGTAATGGTGAAAATGGTTTTGAAGAGAATGAAAAAAATGAATATCCTTTGAATGTTTATGCTTTTTCAAAATATCAGTTTGACAGATATTTAAATAAATTATTCAAAGAAAATAAAGTTCAAAGTCAGGTTGTAGGACTTAGATATTTCAATGTTTACGGACCGCAGGAGAATCATAAAGGAAGAATGGCCTCTGTTGCTTTTCATTTGTTTAATCAGATAAAAGCAGGGGAGAGAATGAAAATATTTGAAGGAAGTGAGAATTTCCTTAGGGATTTTATACATATAGATGATGTTGTATCTGTTAATAATTTCTTTTTTGAGAATGAAAATAAATCCGGTATATTTAATTGCGGTACAGGAAATGCTGAGAGTTTTGTAGAGATTGCTAAGGCACTAAAAGAAGTTTATAAATCAGCTGAAATAGAGTATATAGCATTTCCAGATGCTTTGAAAGGTAAATATCAGAAATATACACAGGCGGATTTAAAGAAATTAAGAGCTATTGGTTATGATAAGAGTTTTATGAATGTTAATACAGGCGTAAAAAAATATGCTGAAGTTTTAGAAAAAAGCGGCGGCTATTTGATGTAAAAATAGTATAAAGTGTTTTACGATTATGATTAATAATGATTATATATTATATAAATATTTCAGGATTTTATTATGAAAAAAATTATTTTAATCACATTTAGTATTTTATTTTTAGCATTGCCTTTATTTTCCCAAGACCCTGAGCAGTCTGCAAAACTTCTTAAGTTAATAAACGAGGAGAGACAAAGAGCAGGACTTGAAACATATCAAACAAGTGAAGATTTGCAAAAAGCAGCAGCTATTAGAGCAGAAGAGATATCAAAAGTTTTTGAATCTAAAAGACCTGACGGAAGCGAAATGCATACTGTATACTTAGAAAATGGTATAAGAGTAGCTTATTACGGAGAATCTATAAGAACAGGATATGAAACTGCAAGCGGTATATTCAAAGCTATGATTGAAGATCCAAGCGATTCTTCTTCTATATTAGATATGGATTATACTCATATTGGCATTGGAATATATAAGAATGCTAAGAATACCTATTGGGCTATACTTTACTGTTCATTGGCAGAATAAAATATTTTAGGAGTGAGAACTTTATGAAAAAAATTATTTTTATTGCTTTTATTATTTTATCATTTGTTTTTGTATCTTGTGAAGATGATAAAGTCGAAAAAAGTATAGACAAAGTTACTGATAAAATAGAAAAGTCAATGGATAAAGCAGAAAAAAATATGGAAAAAGCTGGTGAAAAGCCTGAAAAGGCATTAGATGAAGCAGGAGAAAAAATAGAGAATCTTTTTGATTGATTTGTTAATATTTTGTTTTAAAAATTAAAAAAGGCTTAAGTTTTTATTGAACTCAAGCCTTTTATTATTATTTATCTATAACTATTTATTATTTTTTAGTATATATGTTTAAAGTTGTATTTTCTAACTCTAGTGTAAATAATGAATAGTTAATCTCGTTTGTATATGATCTGTCTTTAGCAACTTCTTGAATATACTTTTTATACTCTTCAGTATCTTGATGAGTTACTCGTAAATAATTTGCTGTTCTTGTCATAATATTATTTTCAAATTTTAAAGTAGATTTCATAGATATATTATAATATTTCATAGCTTCTAATGTTATTACACTTTCAGCCTCTGAATCGCTTATTGTTCCGGTAGCTGGTATATCCATTTTAGCAGAATTGTTTAATATATATTCATTTTCAGAAACTTTTATCAATTTATCAGTATATTCTTGTTCAAAAGCAACGATACCATCTTGTATTGCTTTCATGCTAAAGTAACCGTTAGCTTTTATTTCTACTTCTTCACTAGCAGATTCATTGTATGCATGATAATATGTACCTGTATAGCTGCTTGGTATATATCCGCTTACTTCTTTCAAATTTCCGCTTACACTATTATCATTAATTGTACCAGATAATGATAAACTTCCGCCACTTAAATTAAGTGATACATCTACTGTATTCATATCAGAGGCACTTTGAGCAAACATTACTGATTTTGTAACTGCTGATGAAGTATCATATTTTATAGTAGGCATTTGTCCTTTTATTGCATACTGTGAATCGGATATTTTAGTAACCATTTCTTTTTTTATCGTTAATAAAACATTATCCATATTCATATAAATACTTCCGTCTTCATTTATTGATAATCCAGAAGCATTTCCAAATGTTCCGAATGTAAAATTACCTGTAAAGGATTGTGAATGACTATTATTA
It encodes the following:
- the rfaD gene encoding ADP-glyceromanno-heptose 6-epimerase: MIIVTGGAGFIGSNIVRGLNDLGIDDILIVDNLKNASKHKNLNRIKFRDYIDKEDFNSDYLNSFVNDNKVEAIFHQGACSDTMETDGKYMMKNNYEYTKNILHVCLYKKIRFLYASSASVYGNGENGFEENEKNEYPLNVYAFSKYQFDRYLNKLFKENKVQSQVVGLRYFNVYGPQENHKGRMASVAFHLFNQIKAGERMKIFEGSENFLRDFIHIDDVVSVNNFFFENENKSGIFNCGTGNAESFVEIAKALKEVYKSAEIEYIAFPDALKGKYQKYTQADLKKLRAIGYDKSFMNVNTGVKKYAEVLEKSGGYLM
- a CDS encoding CAP domain-containing protein → MKKIILITFSILFLALPLFSQDPEQSAKLLKLINEERQRAGLETYQTSEDLQKAAAIRAEEISKVFESKRPDGSEMHTVYLENGIRVAYYGESIRTGYETASGIFKAMIEDPSDSSSILDMDYTHIGIGIYKNAKNTYWAILYCSLAE
- the rfaE2 gene encoding D-glycero-beta-D-manno-heptose 1-phosphate adenylyltransferase — protein: MINKKLIERNNLDTVLNKYREDNKKIVFTNGCFDILHRGHVEYLQKARELGDLLILGLNSDDSVKRLKGNDRPINNEIDRAIVLSALECINYISIFDEDTPLELIKIVRPDILVKGGDYKIENVVGREYSKETVLIDFVDGYSTTNIIKKINS